A single region of the Geobacillus subterraneus genome encodes:
- a CDS encoding DUF3789 domain-containing protein → MVAFIAGMFVGSFVMLVIMSMMAVAKRADEASERWREK, encoded by the coding sequence ATGGTCGCGTTTATCGCGGGAATGTTTGTCGGTTCATTCGTGATGCTTGTTATCATGAGCATGATGGCGGTGGCGAAACGGGCGGATGAAGCAAGCGAACGGTGGAGGGAAAAGTGA